The proteins below are encoded in one region of Coffea arabica cultivar ET-39 chromosome 4c, Coffea Arabica ET-39 HiFi, whole genome shotgun sequence:
- the LOC113727323 gene encoding NF-X1-type zinc finger protein NFXL1, with protein MSFPVQRNRRDNRSRNRTTSPVQGARREWVLRGPAPIATTAAPTPTTAAIPPTNYSPAVAADDVIRNGNNGDQNGRSVPPANRTRSTSGARCIMRQHSNQRRERDKEKQRDHSREVKGSKDLNLPLLVQEIQDKLMKGSVECMICYDMVRRSAPIWSCSSCYSIFHLACIKKWARAPTSVDLSAEKGQGCNWRCPGCQAVQLMSSKEIRYVCFCGKRQDPPPDLYLTPHSCGEPCGKALEKEVPGSGMAKEDLCPHLCVLQCHPGPCPPCKAFAPARWCPCGKQVITTRCSDRKSVLTCGQRCDKLLDCGRHRCERTCHVGPCDPCDVLVNASCFCKKKIEVVLCGDMVVKGEIRADDGVFSCSSICEKKLGCRNHFCDDICHPGPCGECDLLPSKIKTCCCGKMRLKEDRESCLDPISTCSQTCGKSLPCGVHHCKEMCHTGVCAPCPVLVTQKCRCGSTSRTVECYRTTAENENFTCDRPCGQKKNCGRHRCSERCCPLSNPNKSFSGDWDPHLCSMPCGKKLRCRQHSCHSFCHSGHCPPCLDTIFTDLTCTCGRTSIPPPLPCGTPPPSCQYPCSVPQPCGHPSTHSCHLGDCPPCTIPIAKECIGGHVVLRNIPCGSKDIRCNKLCGKTRQCGLHACARTCHPSPCDTPSGTSIGSRASCGQPCGAPRRDCRHTCTALCHPTGSCPDVRCEFPVSITCSCGRINATVPCDAGGSGGGYSSDTVLEASIVQKLPAPLQPVEGNVKVPLGQRKLMCDDECAKTERKKVLADAFGVTTPNLDALHFGENAVVSEVLSDLLRREPKWVLSVEERCKYLVLGRGRGGINAVKVHVFCPMSKEKRDIVRLIAERWKLSVNAAGWEPKRFIVLHVTPKSKAPARILGLKGCLASNMLQPPVFDPLVDMDPRLVVALFDLPRDADISALVLRFGGECELVWLNDKNALAVFSDPARAATAMRRLDQGSLYYGAVVVPHHGGASATAVAAAAAANAWGATGPSKDGGAVTALKTNPWKKAVMQEPDGRESSWGAEDWSDNSVDVHSSIRKGNEVPISATNRWSVLDSENSSSTSSGRNDDSRNKPGTPLVSSVKPSSSSSVLPGQPQGAGINEISDVVDDWEKAYD; from the coding sequence ATGAGCTTTCCAGTACAGCGCAACAGAAGAGATAATCGGTCAAGGAATAGAACTACTAGTCCTGTTCAAGGTGCTCGACGTGAGTGGGTCCTGCGTGGTCCGGCTCCCATTGCCACCACCGCTGCTCCCACTCCCACCACTGCCGCTATACCTCCTACCAATTACAGCCCTGCGGTGGCTGCTGATGATGTGATTAGAAATGGAAACAATGGGGACCAGAATGGCAGGTCAGTTCCACCTGCTAACAGGACCAGGAGCACTTCAGGAGCCAGATGCATTATGCGTCAGCATTCGAATCAGAGGAGGGAGCGGGATAAAGAGAAGCAGAGGGATCATAGTAGAGAGGTAAAAGGGTCGAAGGATCTTAACTTACCTTTACTTGTCCAAGAAATTCAGGATAAGTTGATGAAAGGTTCTGTGGAGTGCATGATTTGTTATGATATGGTAAGGAGGTCTGCACCAATCTGGTCATGTTCTAGCTGTTATTCTATTTTTCACTTAGCATGTATTAAGAAATGGGCAAGGGCTCCTACTTCAGTCGACTTGTCAGCAGAGAAGGGTCAGGGGTGTAACTGGAGGTGCCCTGGTTGTCAAGCTGTACAGCTCATGTCCTCGAAGGAGATTcggtatgtttgtttttgtggGAAAAGGCAGGATCCTCCTCCTGATTTGTATTTGACTCCCCATTCTTGTGGAGAGCCTTGTGGCAAGGCACTTGAGAAGGAAGTTCCTGGTTCAGGTATGGCAAAGGAGGATCTTTGTCCTCATCTATGTGTCCTGCAATGTCATCCTGGTCCTTGTCCTCCTTGTAAAGCTTTTGCTCCGGCAAGGTGGTGCCCCTGTGGGAAGCAAGTAATCACTACAAGATGCTCTGATCGAAAGTCTGTTCTTACATGTGGACAGCGGTGTGATAAGCTTCTTGATTGTGGGCGTCATCGTTGTGAGCGGACTTGCCATGTTGGTCCTTGTGATCCATGTGACGTGCTGGTTAATGCCTCATGTTTTTGCAAGAAGAAGATTGAGGTTGTGCTTTGTGGAGACATGGTTGTGAAAGGAGAAATTAGAGCAGACGATGGTGTCTTTTCTTGTAGTTCTATCTGTGAGAAGAAATTGGGCTGCAGGAATCATTTTTGTGATGATATATGCCATCCTGGACCGTGTGGAGAATGTGACTTGTTGCCAAGTAAAATTAAAACATGCTGCTGTGGTAAAATGAGGTTAAAGGAAGATCGAGAGAGTTGTCTGGACCCAATTTCAACATGTTCACAAACCTGTGGTAAAAGCCTGCCCTGTGGGGTTCATCATTGTAAAGAGATGTGTCATACTGGAGTTTGTGCACCTTGTCCTGTTTTGGTTACTCAAAAATGCCGCTGTGGTTCGACTTCTCGGACTGTGGAGTGCTACAGAACAACagcagaaaatgaaaattttacttGTGACAGACCTTGTGGGCAGAAGAAAAATTGTGGGAGGCACCGATGCAGCGAGAGGTGCTGTCCTTTGTCAAATCCAAACAAATCCTTTTCTGGTGATTGGGATCCACACTTGTGCTCAATGCCATGTGGTAAGAAGTTAAGGTGCAGGCAGCATTCCTGCCACTCATTCTGTCACAGTGGCCATTGTCCTCCCTGCCTAGATACAATTTTCACCGACTTGACTTGCACTTGTGGAAGGACATCAATTCCTCCTCCACTGCCTTGTGGTACACCTCCTCCTTCTTGTCAGTATCCCTGCTCAGTTCCTCAGCCTTGTGGCCATCCATCCACTCACAGCTGCCACCTTGGAGACTGCCCACCCTGCACGATACCTATAGCAAAAGAGTGCATTGGTGGACATGTGGTCCTGAGGAACATTCCTTGTGGTTCAAAGGATATACGATGTAACAAACTTTGTGGTAAGACGAGGCAGTGTGGTTTGCATGCATGTGCTCGAACTTGTCATCCTTCACCTTGTGATACTCCTAGTGGAACTAGTATTGGCTCAAGAGCTTCTTGTGGGCAGCCCTGTGGTGCTCCGAGGAGGGATTGCCGGCATACATGCACTGCTCTTTGTCACCCAACTGGTTCCTGTCCTGATGTAAGATGTGAGTTTCCTGTTTCGATTACATGTTCTTGTGGGCGAATAAATGCTACTGTTCCTTGTGATGCTGGAGGCAGTGGTGGTGGGTATAGCAGCGATACAGTTTTAGAAGCTTCTATAGTCCAGAAGTTGCCGGCGCCTCTTCAACCTGTTGAAGGTAATGTAAAGGTGCCACTTGGTCAGAGGAAACTGATGTGCGATGATGAATGTGCAAAGACTGAAAGAAAAAAGGTGCTTGCTGATGCTTTTGGTGTTACAACTCCAAACTTGGATGCACTTCACTTTGGTGAGAATGCTGTTGTTTCTGAAGTGCTCAGTGATCTACTACGTAGGGAACCTAAATGGGTGCTGTCTGTGGAAGAGAGATGCAAATATCTGGTTCTAGGAAGGGGCAGAGGTGGAATTAATGCTGTTAAAGTTCATGTCTTTTGCCCAATgtcaaaggaaaagagagacaTTGTCAGGTTAATAGCCGAAAGATGGAAACTTTCAGTAAATGCTGCTGGTTGGGAGCCAAAAAGATTCATTGTTCTTCATGTCACACCAAAGTCCAAAGCTCCCGCTCGCATACTTGGTCTGAAGGGCTGTCTTGCCAGTAACATGTTGCAGCCACCAGTTTTCGATCCTCTGGTAGACATGGATCCCAGGCTTGTTGTCGCTCTATTTGATTTGCCTAGGGATGCCGACATTAGCGCATTGGTTCTGAGGTTTGGTGGTGAATGTGAGCTGGTCTGGCTGAATGACAAGAATGCTTTGGCTGTTTTTAGTGATCCTGCCCGAGCAGCAACTGCCATGAGAAGATTGGATCAAGGTTCATTGTATTATGGTGCTGTTGTAGTTCCTCACCATGGTGGAGCATCAGCTACAGCCGTAGCAGCTGCAGCTGCAGCCAATGCTTGGGGAGCAACGGGACCATCCAAGGATGGTGGTGCAGTTACAGCTCTCAAGACGAATCCTTGGAAGAAAGCTGTAATGCAGGAACCTGATGGGAGGGAGAGTTCATGGGGTGCTGAGGACTGGTCAGATAATTCTGTTGATGTGCACTCATCCATTCGGAAGGGAAATGAAGTTCCGATATCTGCCACAAACAGATGGAGTGTTCTAGATTCTGAAAATAGTTCGTCTACATCATCTGGCAGGAATGACGATTCTAGGAACAAGCCAGGAACTCCTCTAGTTTCCAGTGTTAAGCCGAGTTCAAGTAGTTCAGTTCTGCCTGGACAACCACAAGGAGCAGGGATCAATGAGATATCTGATGTAGTGGACGATTGGGAGAAGGCATACGATTGA